GGCCGCCGCCCACGAAAACCACCACAACCGCGCCCAGGAACCCCTGGCCGCCTAACACCAACGAAACTGTCTCAAAAACTTGACGAGCGCAGACGTTCTCTCACGTCGTGCCAGTTTTTGGCGGATGCTCTTTCATTTCCCGCACAGGGCCTGCCTCTGCCAACCCCTGGATCCACCGTTTATCCGACACTCCCCAGGCCAGCGACGAGAGTCCGACCGCAGCGGCCCCGGGTGGGGATGTGAGAGAGCGGGGGGAGACGGGTGGGGATGTGAGAGAAGGATGGGGAAACGGGTGGGGATGTGAGAGAGCGGTGGGAAAAACGGCGCAGGATGTGAGAGAGGGATGGGGGTCAGCCGTCGGAGCGGAGCTCGGGCTCCTTCTGCAGCCCCGTCAGTCCGTTCCAGGCCAGGTTCACCAGGTGAGCTGCCACCGCGCGTTTGTCCGGCTCACGGCTGTCCAGCCACCATTGGCCTGTCATCGCGACCATTCCCACGAGCATCTGAGCGTACATAGCGCCGTCGGCAGCGCTGAATCCGCGGCGGGCGAATTCATCCGAGAGCAGGTGTTCCACCCGGGCGGTGACGTGGGAGAGCAACGTGGAGAAGGCGCCTTCGGGTTGTGAGGGCGGTGCGTCGCGCATGAGGATCCGGAAGCCGTCGGTGCGGTCTTCGATGTAGCCAAGGAGTGCAAGTGCTGCGCGCTCCACCAGGACGCGGGGTTTGGCCTCCGTGCTCAGTGCCTCGGTGATGGAGTCCAGGAGGATCCGGAATTCGGTTTCGACAACCTGCCGGTAGAGGCCCTCCTTGGACCCAAAGTGCTCGTAGATCACGGGCTTGGAGACGCCCGCACTGGCGGCAATTTCTTCAATTGTGGTGCCGTCAAGGCCCTTGGCTGCGAAGAGCGCCCGGCCAATGCCGATGAGCTGGGAGCGGCGCTGTTGTCCCGTCATCCGCAACCGTACAGGGCGGTCTCCCAGAGGCTCGAGGCCGGCTGCGGGCCGGGAAAGTTCAGTGCGCTTGCTCACGTGTCCATCATGCCCTAACCCGCCGCGCGGCTGGTCCGGAAGCGCCGTAACAGGGCATCTGGAGACCCGTCGCAGCGGGTCAAGTCGCGAACCATGCAAAGGTCATGGCAAACTAGATTCTTGTGTGTGCATCCCGGTGATCCGGGAAACCGTCAGGCCCTGCCGCCTGGGGGTGCAAGCATGCGCGGTCCGCTCTGGTGTAATGGCAGCACCCCGGCCTTTGGAGCCGTGGAGTATAGGTTCGAATCCTATGGGCGGAACGGTCGGAAAATGCGCTCCACTCTGTACCTGGAACAGCTCGAACGGTGCCTGGGTCCATAGTTGGAATGGCAGCATTCCGAAGCCGGGTTACCCGGGACAAAACCGAGCAAGGAGAGCCAGTACGTGAGCCCCGAAACCACCGGTCCCGCAGCAGTCATCGTCTTGGCTGCAGGTGCCGGAACGCGAATGAAGTCGCGGACTCCCAAAATTCTCCACGAAATCGGCGGCCTCTCCATGGTGGGTCACGCCCTCCTCGCCGCCCGTTCCATCAAGCCTTTGAAGCTGGCCCTTGTTGTCCGGCACGAGCGCGATCGCGTCGCAGAACACGTCTCCGCGCTGGATCCGGAAGCCGTGATCGTTGACCAGGACGAGATCCCCGGCACGGGACGCGCTGTGGAGGTTGCCCTCACGGCCCTCGACGCTGAAGCCGAGCTCACCGGCACTGTGGTTGTCACCTACGGAGATGTGCCCCTGCTGACCGGCGAATTGCTGGGCGAGCTCGTGGCCACGCATGAAGCCCAGGGCAACGCCGTTACAGTGCTCACTGCCGTTTTGGACGACGCCTCGGGTTACGGCCGCATCCTTCGCGCCGAAGACGGCACAGTCACCGGCATCCGCGAGCACAAGGATGCAAGCGAAGCCGAGCACACCATCCTTGAGGTCAACTCGGGTATTTACGCCTTCGACGCCGCTGTGCTGCGGAATGCGCTGACGCGGGTCACCACTGACAACGCGCAGGGCGAGATGTACCTCACCGATGTCCTCGGCTTGGCGCGCGACGCCGGTGGCCGGGTTGCCGCCGTCGTCACCCAGGACCGCTGGCAGGTTGAGGGCGCCAACGACCGCATCCAGCTTTCCGCGCTCGGCGCCGAGCTGAATCGCCGCATCGTCGAGTCCTGGATGCGGGCGGGCGTGACCGTGGTGGATCCCTCCACCACCTGGATCGACTCCACGGTGAGGCTCGATGAAGACGTCCGCTTGCTGCCCAATACGCAACTGCACGGTTCCACCACTGTGGCGAGGGACGCCGTCGTGGGTCCCGATACAACGCTGACCGATGTCAACGTTGGCGAAGGCGCCAAAGTGACCCGCACGCATGGCTCAGGTTCCACTATCGGCGCCAAAGCAAGCGTTGGACCGTTTACCTACCTCCGCCCCGGCACGGTACTGGGGGAGACGGGCAAGATCGGCGCCTTCTACGAAACCAAGAACGTGACCATCGGCCGCGGTTCCAAGCTGTCCCATCTCGGCTACGCAGGTGACGCTGAAATCGGCGAGGACACCAACATCGGCTGTGGCAACATCACCGCGAATTACGACGGCGAGAAGAAGCACCGCACGGTGATCGGCTCGGGCGTGCGCACGGGTTCAAACACCGTCTTTGTAGCGCCAGTGACCGTGGGTGATGGCGCCTACAGCGGCGCCGGTGCCGTCGTCCGCAAGGACGTCCCGCCGGGAGCCCTCGCCCTTAGCCTGGCCGCACAACGAAACGTCGAAGGTTGGGTGCAAGACAACCGCCCGGGCACTGTCTCCGCGAAGCTGGCGCAGGCCGCGCAGGACTCCCTGCTGACCCCCGCCCCCACATCCTCACAATCTCCAGCAACCACAGAAGAGGGCAAACAGGCATGAGCGAAATTACCGCACACGGCGAGAAGAAATTGATTCTCGCCGCCGGAAGGGCACATCCGGAGCTGGCGCAGGAAATCGCGAAGGAGCTGGAGACCGAGCTCCTGCCCATCGACGCCTACGACTTCGCCAATGGGGAAATCTATGTCCGTTCAGCCGAGAGCGTGCGCGGCACGGATGCCTTCGTCATCCAGGCACACCCGGCCCCGCTGAACAACTGGCTTATGGAGCAGTTGATCATGATCGACTCCCTCAAGCGCGCCTCTGCCAAGAGGATTACGGTTGTTTCACCGTTCTACCCGTACTCCCGCCAGGACAAGAAGGGCCGCGGCCGCGAGCCCATTTCCGCCCGCCTGGTAGCGGACCTGTACAAGACCGCCGGTGCGGACCGCATCATGTCCGTGGACCTGCACACCTCCCAGATCCAGGGCTTCTTCGATGGCCCCGTTGACCACCTGATGGCGATCCCGCTGCTTGCCGACTACATTCGCACCAAGGTGGAGGCGGACAACATCACTGTTGTTTCGCCGGACACCGGCCGCGTCCGCGTGGCCGAACAGTGGGCGGAACGACTGGGCGGTGCCCCGCTGGCATTCGTTCACAAGAGCCGCGACCTCACGGTGCCCAACCAGGCCGTCTCCAAGACCGTTGTTGGCCAGGTTGAAGGCCGCACCTGCGTGCTTATTGACGACATGATCGACACCGGTGGAACCATCTCCGGCGCCGTCCAGGTCCTTAAGAACGCCGGCGCCAAGGATGTCATCATCGCTTGCACGCACGCCGTTTTCTCGGATCCGGCAGCGCAGCGCCTCGCTGATTCCGGCGCACGCGAAGTTGTTGTCACCAACACCCTGCCCATCCCGGCAGAGAAGCGCTTCCCGCAGCTCACGGTGCTGTCCATCGCACCGTTGATCGCGCGCGCCATTCGTGAAGTGTTCGACGACGGGTCGGTCACCAGCCTCTTCGACGGCAAAGCCTGACGCCGGACGACTGACGTGACGGGTCATCCGCCGCCTCCGGGCGTGTGGGTGGCCCGTTTTCAGTAATGAAGGTATCCGCTGGTAAACTCTTGGGGATACCTTGGCGAGGGAGAGCACATCCGGTGCGCGTTTTGAACCGGAATTGCGGGTCTCCGTTATCGACTGGGTCTGCATCTCCTTCGACACAGGCGGGCTTTGCTGCTGGACAGCAACGATCGCCGGGCGTAGAAGGTCCACAGACCTCCGCCCTTGCTGATCGACTTGTCCGGAATTTCCCGGACGCCACAGTAATCAAGGAGTACACATGTCTGAGCAGAAGCTCACCGCAGAACTGCGCACGGAATTCGGCAAGGGTTTTGCCCGCCGTGCACGCATGGCCGGCCAGATCCCGGCTGTCATCTACGGCCACGGCGCAGAGCCGATCCACATCAACCTGCCCGGCCGCGCCACCACGCTGGCTGTCCGCGTTTCCAACGCCCTGCTGGCGATCGACGTCGACGGCGAGCAGCACCTGACGCTCGTCAAGGACATCCAGCGCGACCCGGTTAAGCAGATCATCGAGCACGTTGACCTCCAGACCGTCCAGGCCGGCGAGAAGGTTACCGTTGACATCGCCATCCACGTTTCCGGTGAAGTTGCTCCGGGTGCTGTTGCCAGCCTCGAAGCCACCACGGTTTCCCTTGAGGCCGAGGCAACCCACGTGCCTACCGCCGTCGAGGTTGACATCGAAGGCCGTAAGGCTGGGGAGAACATCCACGCATCGGACCTCGTCCTGCCGAAGGGTTCCACCCTGCTCACTGAAGGTGACACCCTGGTGGTCCGTATCTCCGAGACCGCTTCTGAAGCTGAAGAAGAAACCACGGCAGCAGCTGAGTAGTCTTTGACTATTTGAGGCAAACGCCTTTTGAGTGGCCGGGTACCCCTTGGGTCCCGGCCACTTTCTTCTTCCGTCCCACGCAAACTCCGGGACCCCCATCGCTGACCCGATTCCCTGACAAGACTCCCTAGGATGAGACCATGACTGACACTTGGCTGATAGTTGGCCTCGGCAACCCCGGCAGTGAGTACAGCAACAACCGGCACAACGTGGGCCAGATGGTGCTTGACGAGCTGGCATCGCGGATGGGCGGCAAGTTCAAGACCCACAAGGCCAGGGCCCAGGTAGTAGAGGGTCGGTTGGGGATAGGCGGACCCCGCGTAGTGCTGGCCAAGCCGATGACCTACATGAACGTTTCCGGTGGTCCTGTGGCGGGCTTGAGCAATTTCTTCGACATCGCGCCGGACCACGTTATTGCCGTCCATGATGAGATCGATATTCCCTTCAACACGGTCAAGCTCAAGATAGGTGGAGGTGAGGGTGGTCATAACGGCCTTCGCGATATCTCCAAGGCACTGGCAACAAAGGACTATTTGCGCGTGCGGGTAGGGGTGGGCAGGCCTCCGGGACGTATGGATACCGCTGATTTTGTGCTGCGGGATTTCGCAACGGCCGAGAAGAAGGAATTGCCGTTTCTGCTGGACGAGGCGGCTGACGCGGTGGAACTGCTGGTCAATGAGGGGCTGTTGGCGGCACAGCAGAAGCATCATGCCGCAAGAACTTGAGCAAATCTTGAGGAAAGCCTGAGGAAAGCCTGATGATTCGAGGCGCCCTTAGCCCTACCAAACTGTCGGCGCCCGGAGGTAGTGTGCATGGTACGCAGGTAAGCGGTGGGGGACTGTCGCGGATGTTGTAGCGAAGGATGCGAATGTCGGCGGAGTTGCTAAACAGAGGCGGTGGAGGCGCAGCGAGGGCTGCGGCTCCGGACCTTGTGGGCGGTCCATCCGATCGGCAAACATGGTCACTGCTGGCCAGGAGCCAGGATCTGTCCCGGGCCACCAAGCACCTTGAGTCCCCGGAATCGTACGGCGTAGTCCTCACGGGCGAACGGGGCATTGGCAAGTCGGGCTTGGCCCGGGCAGTAATTTCCTCCCTGGGTCCCAAGATCCACAGCCTGCAATTGCGCAACACGGTTGCCAATGGCCAGACTCCTTACGGGTGCCTCGGATTCCTCTTGGCGAGGCTGCCGTCCGAGGCCGTCAGTTCGCCCACGGGCATTCTCCACGCGATTACGTCCCTGATCCGTGCAGAAGCTGCGGGCCGCCAGACTGTCTTCATCGTGGACAATGCTGGCGGTATGGATCCCATGAGTACAGGCGTGCTGCTGAATCTGATGGCCACTGGAACGGCAAAGGTGATCGCCACTGTTCAACGCTCCAGCGATCTCCCCGCTGATTTCCATCGGCTGGTGCTTGAGGAGCAACTGGGCGAAGTCCACCTGAATACGCTCAGCGAAGAACAGACGAAGCAGGTTCTCGGTTCGGTACTGGGCCACTATGTCTCCTCCACGCTGGTGGGCTCACTCCACTCCGCCGTCGGTGGGAATCCGATGCTCCTGCACGCGCTGTTGGATGAGCAACGCCATTCCGGCAACCTCGTCCTGAACGATTCCGTGTGGACGCTCAGGGACCGTATCAAGCTTGAAGGCGCCACGGTTGTGGAGGACTTTGTCCGTTCCAGGTTGGCGCGCGAACCGCAGTCCAACCGGACCGTAGTCGAGGTCCTGGCCTGTGCGCAGCGCGCGACACTGGTGGATCTGGCTGCAATCTTTGGCACTGAAGTGCTTGTGGAGATGGAGGAATCCGGGCTGCTCACCGTTGATCGGAACGGCGAGCACTGGGTTTCCCTTCGCGATGCTTACGTCGGTGAGGTTGTTCGGGGCTGGCTGAGTACCCGGCGGCGTCGCGAGCTGAGGTTGATGCTTCTTGGACCCAAGGAGCCGGAGTTGGGTGGGTTGGCTCCACAGGATCTGCTGAGCCACGCCGCCTGGATGCATGCCTGTGAGGACGAACCGTCTCCGTCGCCAGCGCATGCTCTGGCAGCAGGACGGGCTGCCTTGGATGATTACGATCCCAACTTTGCCATCCAATGCACGCTGTCACTGGATCCGAAGGACCCCGAGTGGGTGGCGGGGCAGCGACTGAAGTCAGCTGCCTACCTCATGCTGGATCTGCCCCTGCACGCTGCCCAGGCCTTGGATGAGGTGTCAGAGGCGCACATTGCAGCTTTGGACCCCATGGAGTTTGCCGAAGTAACAGCTGCGAAATGCCAGGCCATGACATGGATTGACGGCCGCTCGGCAATGGTGCCCGGAGTGATCACGGCGGCAAGTGAAACCTTGGAGGCCATGGTTTCGAATCCGGAGGCCTACGCGCCGGAGCTGATCACGCGGGCCCGGAACAGGCTCCTTCTTTGCAAC
This genomic stretch from Micrococcaceae bacterium Sec5.1 harbors:
- a CDS encoding TetR/AcrR family transcriptional regulator; its protein translation is MTGQQRRSQLIGIGRALFAAKGLDGTTIEEIAASAGVSKPVIYEHFGSKEGLYRQVVETEFRILLDSITEALSTEAKPRVLVERAALALLGYIEDRTDGFRILMRDAPPSQPEGAFSTLLSHVTARVEHLLSDEFARRGFSAADGAMYAQMLVGMVAMTGQWWLDSREPDKRAVAAHLVNLAWNGLTGLQKEPELRSDG
- the glmU gene encoding bifunctional UDP-N-acetylglucosamine diphosphorylase/glucosamine-1-phosphate N-acetyltransferase GlmU, whose product is MSPETTGPAAVIVLAAGAGTRMKSRTPKILHEIGGLSMVGHALLAARSIKPLKLALVVRHERDRVAEHVSALDPEAVIVDQDEIPGTGRAVEVALTALDAEAELTGTVVVTYGDVPLLTGELLGELVATHEAQGNAVTVLTAVLDDASGYGRILRAEDGTVTGIREHKDASEAEHTILEVNSGIYAFDAAVLRNALTRVTTDNAQGEMYLTDVLGLARDAGGRVAAVVTQDRWQVEGANDRIQLSALGAELNRRIVESWMRAGVTVVDPSTTWIDSTVRLDEDVRLLPNTQLHGSTTVARDAVVGPDTTLTDVNVGEGAKVTRTHGSGSTIGAKASVGPFTYLRPGTVLGETGKIGAFYETKNVTIGRGSKLSHLGYAGDAEIGEDTNIGCGNITANYDGEKKHRTVIGSGVRTGSNTVFVAPVTVGDGAYSGAGAVVRKDVPPGALALSLAAQRNVEGWVQDNRPGTVSAKLAQAAQDSLLTPAPTSSQSPATTEEGKQA
- a CDS encoding ribose-phosphate diphosphokinase, with protein sequence MSEITAHGEKKLILAAGRAHPELAQEIAKELETELLPIDAYDFANGEIYVRSAESVRGTDAFVIQAHPAPLNNWLMEQLIMIDSLKRASAKRITVVSPFYPYSRQDKKGRGREPISARLVADLYKTAGADRIMSVDLHTSQIQGFFDGPVDHLMAIPLLADYIRTKVEADNITVVSPDTGRVRVAEQWAERLGGAPLAFVHKSRDLTVPNQAVSKTVVGQVEGRTCVLIDDMIDTGGTISGAVQVLKNAGAKDVIIACTHAVFSDPAAQRLADSGAREVVVTNTLPIPAEKRFPQLTVLSIAPLIARAIREVFDDGSVTSLFDGKA
- a CDS encoding 50S ribosomal protein L25/general stress protein Ctc is translated as MSEQKLTAELRTEFGKGFARRARMAGQIPAVIYGHGAEPIHINLPGRATTLAVRVSNALLAIDVDGEQHLTLVKDIQRDPVKQIIEHVDLQTVQAGEKVTVDIAIHVSGEVAPGAVASLEATTVSLEAEATHVPTAVEVDIEGRKAGENIHASDLVLPKGSTLLTEGDTLVVRISETASEAEEETTAAAE
- the pth gene encoding aminoacyl-tRNA hydrolase, with the translated sequence MTDTWLIVGLGNPGSEYSNNRHNVGQMVLDELASRMGGKFKTHKARAQVVEGRLGIGGPRVVLAKPMTYMNVSGGPVAGLSNFFDIAPDHVIAVHDEIDIPFNTVKLKIGGGEGGHNGLRDISKALATKDYLRVRVGVGRPPGRMDTADFVLRDFATAEKKELPFLLDEAADAVELLVNEGLLAAQQKHHAART
- a CDS encoding LuxR C-terminal-related transcriptional regulator, which encodes MSAELLNRGGGGAARAAAPDLVGGPSDRQTWSLLARSQDLSRATKHLESPESYGVVLTGERGIGKSGLARAVISSLGPKIHSLQLRNTVANGQTPYGCLGFLLARLPSEAVSSPTGILHAITSLIRAEAAGRQTVFIVDNAGGMDPMSTGVLLNLMATGTAKVIATVQRSSDLPADFHRLVLEEQLGEVHLNTLSEEQTKQVLGSVLGHYVSSTLVGSLHSAVGGNPMLLHALLDEQRHSGNLVLNDSVWTLRDRIKLEGATVVEDFVRSRLAREPQSNRTVVEVLACAQRATLVDLAAIFGTEVLVEMEESGLLTVDRNGEHWVSLRDAYVGEVVRGWLSTRRRRELRLMLLGPKEPELGGLAPQDLLSHAAWMHACEDEPSPSPAHALAAGRAALDDYDPNFAIQCTLSLDPKDPEWVAGQRLKSAAYLMLDLPLHAAQALDEVSEAHIAALDPMEFAEVTAAKCQAMTWIDGRSAMVPGVITAASETLEAMVSNPEAYAPELITRARNRLLLCNYEYQAYMGEYAAVAEDLEKELVKDPADDREHWLKSAFCLMETRCVMGRELEAQQLARTVSRQLGNNDRPAQLEESFARHAYGVLLLSGQWRKCIELMRRTPSTPSRLQYRGAITELGVGLAYAYAGKPSSAIEPLRSAAAQLELRPAMNMVKVAYAATAFAYAQLGNSLEAGRYLDLYRTCRGVGTYFSESVAEFCAEMAGRWMGDPDVKPRLLARVQQDIDKRRFTTAGICLFGATVEGTDAEYKLLEEIAENRQGPLAQIARDLARGSLKRSSRSLLAAADAAAALDLLVVEARCVAMALDFARNAGETTAARTAQLRLERLEQSVSALPIQPRSDAPVLTERERQIAKLAGKGVSNREIAMDIGVSVRTVEGHLYQVFTKLGVSSRGELNGLL